From Saimiri boliviensis isolate mSaiBol1 chromosome 9, mSaiBol1.pri, whole genome shotgun sequence, a single genomic window includes:
- the LOC141585716 gene encoding protein ALEX-like: MTARPVEPQWSPGPTFRFSMRPSRKLEPMEATAHLPRKPCPSRSNSPAWEASGPHWSSLDPPVGPMQALRPSARHSWSPEPSVVADQAWEDTALHQKKLCPLSLTSLPRKAAVNLSYRSQTLLQEAQVLQGSPELLPRSPKPSSLQSLASEEDIALPLRRLCHLSLMEKALEKTAHPRGFPESSHKSTAAAASLRQSRSRVRSASLPPGTRLPSGSQAPSAAHPERLSDLLTSPAAAPRWRSPGPGLRLAAPPLGSTTLPSTWTAPQSRLTARPSRSPEPQIRESEQRDPQLRRKQRRWKEAQPPIPWREEKSPLRGTDPLPPGQPQRIPQPGRPLQPQPIPTPGQPQPIPTPGQPQPVPTPGQPQPIPTPGQPQPIPTPGQPQPIPTLGQPLPPQPIPTLGQPLTPQPIQMPGQLLPPQPIQMPGQPLMPQPIQMPGQPLTPQPILKPGQPLTLPAPLRLLRPGQPLSPQPRRTPGPQLPQPLLPPGQPQQPGQPLQPLPPGPDASSISLDPPAPKSRLPIRLLHGLLARLPGGASPSAAATATAAAACTTKKGWPAATMTPAETSPTMGPSDASAGFSIGEIAAAESPGATYSATSSCKPSGAASVDLRVPSPELHAPPRSRRYPWRRSADRCAKKPWRSGPRSAQRRNAASSSTSNSRTKRWATCVRTACCF, from the coding sequence ATGACGGCGAGGCCTGTGGAACCCCAGTGGTCTCCAGGCCCAACTTTCAGGTTCTCAATGCGCCCTTCAAGGAAGCTGGAGCCCATGGAAGCTACAGCCCACCTCCCGAGGAAGCCATGCCCTTCGAGGTCGAACAGCCCAGCTTGGGAGGCTTCTGGCCCACACTGGAGCAGCCTGGATCCCCCAGTGGGGCCCATGCAGGCCTTGAGGCCTTCGGCTCGGCACTCATGGAGCCCGGAGCCTTCGGTGGTAGCAGACCAGGCGTGGGAGGATACAGCCCTCCACCAGAAGAAGCTATGCCCTTTGAGTTTGACCAGTCTGCCCAGAAAGGCTGCAGTCAACCTCTCTTACAGGTCCCAGACCTTGCTCCAGGAGGCCCAGGTGCTGCAGGGGTCCCCGGAGCTCCTCCCGAGGAGCCCCAAGCCCTCAAGCCTGCAAAGCCTGGCTTCGGAGGAGGATATAGCCCTCCCCCTGAGGAGGCTATGCCATTTGAGCTTGATGGAGAAGGCTTTGGAGAAGACAGCCCACCCCCGGGGCTTTCCCGAGTCATCACACAAGTCGACGGCGGCGGCGGCCAGTTTGCGGCAGTCGCGGTCCCGAGTGCGGTCAGCCTCACTCCCGCCGGGAACGCGCCTCCCCTCTGGGTCCCAGGCACCATCGGCAGCCCATCCCGAGAGGCTGTCAGACCTCCTAACTTCACCGGCAGCAGCCCCTCGATGGAGATCTCCGGGCCCCGGCTTGAGATTGGCAGCGCCCCCGCTGGGGTCGACGACGCTCCCGTCAACATGGACAGCCCCCCAATCGCGCTTGACGGCCCGCCCATCAAGGTCCCCGGAGCCCCAGATAAGAGAGAGCGAGCAGAGAGACCCCCAGTTGAGGAGGAAGCAGCGGAGATGGAAGGAGGCACAGCCACCGATACCATGGAGGGAGGAAAAGTCCCCTCTCCGGGGGACAGATCCCCTGCCGCCGGGGCAGCCTCAGCGGATCCCGCAGCCGGGGCGGCCCCTGCAGCCCCAGCCGATCCCGACTCCCGGGCAGCCCCAGCCGATCCCGACTCCGGGACAGCCCCAGCCGGTCCCGACTCCCGGGCAGCCCCAGCCGATCCCGACTCCGGGGCAGCCCCAGCCGATCCCGACTCCCGGGCAGCCCCAGCCGATCCCGACTCTGGGGCAGCCGCTGCCGCCCCAGCCGATCCCGACTCTGGGGCAGCCCCTGACGCCCCAGCCGATCCAGATGCCGGGGCAGCTGCTGCCGCCCCAGCCGATCCAGATGCCGGGGCAGCCCCTGATGCCCCAGCCGATCCAGATGCCGGGGCAGCCCCTGACGCCCCAGCCGATCCTGAAGCCCGGGCAGCCCCTGACGCTCCCGGCGCCCCTGCGGCTGCTGAGACCGGGGCAGCCCCTGTCGCCCCAGCCGCGCCGGACGCCGGGGCCCCAGCTGCCCCAGCCGCTCCTGCCGCCCGGGCAGCCCCAGCAGCCCGGGCAGcctctgcagcccctgcctccggGGCCAGACGCAAGCTCCATCTCCTTAGACCCCCCAGCCCCGAAATCCAGGCTGCCGATCCGCCTACTCCACGGCCTACTCGCCCGTCTGCCTGGCGGGGCAAGTCCGAGCGCGGCCGCGACCGCGACCGCGGCCGCCGCGTGTACTACGAAGAAGGGGTGGCCAGCAGCGACGATGACTCCAGCGGAGACGAGTCCGACGATGGGACCTTCGGATGCATCCGCTGGTTTCAGCATCGGCGAAATCGCCGCCGCCGAAAGCCCCGGCGCAACTTACTCCGCAACTTCCTCATGCAAGCCTTCGGGGGCTGCTTCGGTCGATCTGAGAGTCCCCAGCCCAGAGCTTCACGCTCCTCCAAGGTCAAGAAGGTACCCCTGGCGGAGAAGCGCCGACAGATGCGCAAAGAAGCCCTGGAGAAGCGGGCCCAGAAGCGCGCAGAGAAGAAACGCAGCAAGCTCATCGACAAGCAACTCCAGGACGAAAAGATGGGCTACATGTGTACGCACCGCCTGCTGCTTCTAG
- the LOC104652116 gene encoding neuroendocrine secretory protein 55 — MDRRSRAQQWRRARQNYNDLCPPIGRRAATALLWLSCSIALLRALATSNARAQQRAAAQQRRSFLNAHHRSGAQVFPESPESESDHEHEEADLELSLPECLEYEEEFDYETESETESEIESETDFETEPETAPATEPETEPEDERGPVVPKRSTFGQSLVESQSLTQRLHALKLRSPDASPSRAPPSTQEPQSPREEQELKPEDKDPRDPEESEEPKEKKQRRRCKPKKKPTRREASPESPSKKGPIPIRRH; from the coding sequence ATGGATCGCAGGTCCCGGGCTCAGCAGTGGCGCCGAGCTCGCCAAAATTACAACGACCTGTGCCCGCCCATAGGCCGCCGGGCAGCCACCGCGCTCCTCTGGCTCTCCTGCTCCATCGCGCTCCTCCGCGCCCTTGCCACCTCCAACGCCCGTGCCCAGCAGCGCGCAGCTGCCCAACAGCGCCGGAGCTTCCTTAACGCCCACCACCGCTCCGGCGCCCAGGTATTCCCTGAGTCCCCCGAATCGGAATCTGACCACGAGCACGAGGAGGCAGACCTTGAGCTGTCCCTTCCCGAGTGCCTAGAGTACGAGGAAGAGTTCGACTACGAGACCGAGAGCGAGACCGAATCCGAAATCGAGTCTGAGACCGACTTCGAGACCGAGCCTGAGACCGCCCCTGCCACTGAGCCTGAGACTGAGCCGGAAGACGAGCGCGGCCCCGTGGTGCCCAAGCGCTCCACCTTCGGCCAGTCCCTCGTGGAGAGCCAGTCTCTCACCCAGCGCCTGCACGCCCTCAAGTTGCGAAGCCCCGACGCCTCCCCGAGTCGCGCGCCGCCCAGCACTCAGGAGCCCCAGAGCCCCAGGGAGGAGCAGGAGCTCAAGCCCGAGGACAAGGATCCGAGGGACCCCGAAGAGTCTGAGGAGCCCAAGGAGAAGAAGCAGCGGCGTCGCTGCAAGCCGAAGAAGAAGCCCACCCGCCGTGAGGCGTCCCCGGAGTCCCCTTCCAAAAAGGGACCCATCCCCATCCGGCGTCACTAA